The Pirellulales bacterium region AAAGTTCGAATTTTTGGCCTGCGAATCGGTGAACGGCGATGGTTTCCGGCTGAACGTGCTCACGCGGTAACCGGCCCGCAGCAGTTCATCCACCAACGCTTGCCCCAGCCCGCGACTGCCGCCGCTGACAATAATGTGTCGATTTTTACCTTCGCCGGAATCCACGCAGTCATCTCCGCTATTGGCTTATTGCCAGTATCGTACGTTATCGCCGCACCATTTTGCCTGCGTCGGAAAGTTCAATTCGTGCCACCATGTCAATCAATCGCGGCCGTTGATGCGGGGCCAAAGTTCGCGCCGCCGTTTCTATAACTCTGTCTTTCACCGCATCGGCTTCCTCCGCACGTGCCGCCACCACTTGCGCCGCCACCAATTGCCCTACCAGCGATGATTGCGCTGCGTACACTCGCACGTCAGCCACGCCGGGAACGGCCCGCAACACGGGTTCTACTTCTTGCGGGTAAACCTTGTTCCCGCCCACGTTGATCATGTCGCTGCTTCGGCCGACAAACACGCAGCGGTCGCCAATTCGCCGCACGAGATCGCCGGTGGCAATCCACGCGTTCGCTGGCGCGCTGCCGGCGTTTATATCAGACGGAACGCTTAACCTATCATAACCTAGCATGACATTGGGCGAACGGGCCAGGAGTTCGTCCTCTTCGATCTTCAATTCCACGCCGTCGGTTGTCACCGATCCAATCCAACGGGCCGGAAATCCTGCTTGGCCGTCCGTCACAGAAAAACACCGCCCCAATTCCGAGGTGGCGTAAATGTGCGCGATTCGGGCCTGCGGGAATGTGGCTTTCAACAAATCCAAAACCTGCTGATCGACCACCTCGCCCCCCAGTGTGATCTGCTTCAGCGGCACGGAGCGCAGCTTTTGCGCATTGCCAAACAGCAGCAACCGCCGCCAATAGGATGGCGTAGCCGATGCAAATGCCACGCGCTCTTGGAGCATCATTTCGATGATCTGGTCAACATCGGCAGCTGGATCGGGACACACCAGCATTCCGCCATTCAGCAGGCATTGCAACGACACCTGCACGCCGGCGTACAAATTGGGCAAATACGTTTGTAGCCAAACGGGCGGTTGCTGGGCCGCCGTCAATCGCACAGGCCGGCACAGGCTGCCCCAATGATGCCGCACGGCTTTGGGTCGCCCAGAAGTGCCCGAGGTGAGAATGGTGACGGTGCTTTGCCCGCTACCGGCGGCGGCGTTTTCGAACGGCTGAATTTCATGAACCTGTCGTTCGCCGTTGACGGCATTCGCTGTGGAAACAATCGCCGCCAAACTGAATTCGTCGGCCAATTGACGCTGCGCAGCGCGGCTCAGCATGGGATTCAACAAAAATACGTCGGCCCGTAATTCATCGAGCGCCGCCAGTGCGGCCCAAGTAGGACCGTCACCACGATGCACCACGGCCACCCGTTGGCCACGCAGCGCGGAAAGCTCCTGCACGGCCCCAGCCGTCAATTGCGCCATGTCGTTCCACGACCATCGCGCGTACAAGGTCACCAAAGCGGCCCGGTCTTTTGCCGGCATCAACGGACGATTGGCAAACAAAGCTTGCCGCAGCGATTCGGCCACCGGTGACTGGGTGGATGCCATCAGGCTGTTCCCGCCTCTGTTGAAAACTCAACAAATGCGTATGATGTTATCAGACGAGCACGCTGTGCATGCGCCAACTTGAGCGGTTGCCCTCATGGCCGAACATCCAGCCGACGACGAAAGCAACTATCATCCATTATACTTGGAGGGGATCGAATACTTCAATCAGTGCGATTTCTTCGAGAGTCACGAATCGTGGGAGGAATTGTGGACCGATTATCGTGGTCCGTCGCGCAAATTTTACCAGGGGCTCATTCAGGCCGCCGTCGCGTTGTTTCATTTCGGCAACGGCAACATCCGGGGCGCCAAAAAACTGTATCATAGCACTTGTGGTTATTTGAATCCGTATTGTCCCAGACACATCGGCCTGGATTTGGAAAAATTCCTGGGTGAATTCGATCGCTGCTTTGCCGAAGTGGCCCTGTGCAACGCGGACGAGTTTCCCGTCATCGAGCTCGATCCGGAACTGATTCCGGAAATACACCTCGACCCGCCGGCGGGATAAAATTCACCGCAGAGACACAGAGGCGCGGAGAGGAATGTCGAATGACGAGTGCCCAAGCACCAATCACCAAGGAAAACCACCGGCGTTGGTCATTGAGATTTAGCTCCGCCACTTCGTGCGATCATTGGTCATTCATTAGATATTGGTTATTCGAAATTAGATATTTTCTGCTCCGCGTCTCTGCGTCTCCGCGGTTCAATTGAGCATTTATGCCATCCGATGAATTCTCATTTTCGGCAGATACATTCAGCGGCACCGCGAGGCTGTTTCCGCTGCCAAATTTGGTGATGTTTCCGCACGTCATGCAGCCGCTGCACATTTTCGAGCCCCGCTATCGGGCCATGCTGGAAGAAGCGCTGGCTGGCGACAGGTTGTTCGCCCTCTGTTTATTGTCCCCGGGCTGGGAGACCGATTACGAAGGCCGTCCGCCGGTGCACCCGGTGGCCTGTTTGTGCCGCGTGGCCACGCATCACGTGACCGAGCAGGGGACATATAATGTGCTGGTGTGGGGCCTGCGGCGCATTAAAATTGTCCGCGAGCTACCACCGACAAAATTGTTTCGCGAGGCGGAAGTGACGCTCTTGGATGACGTTTATCCTGAGGAAAACGCTTCACGCCGCGGCGCCTTGCAACGCCGTTTGGTTGCGGCTTTTCGAAAAGTCCTGCCCAAGTTGCCCGTGGCGCAATCGCAATTGGAGCCGTTTTTGACCGATCAAATCAACCTGGGAATGTTAACCGATATTGTGACTTATACGTCGAACTTGGACCAAAAAATCAAGACCGAATTGCTCGCCCAGCCTCTTCCCGACCTGCGCGCCCTGCTACTATTAGAGTGTTTGACGGGGGGCAAAAAAGGCAGCCCCCTGTGCAATCGGGACTTTCCGCCGGCGTTCAGCAGCAATTGATTCCTACCGCACGTCGATCATCTTCCGCATTCCACACTCCCCATTCCCCATTACAAATTCAGCTGCCATGTCTCCACATCCGATCCATACCGACATTTTCAACAGCACGCTGGATTTGGAAGAAGATGAAGCGGCGGCAGCGTCGCTCGCTTCAGATACTGTCGATCTGCCGCGCATCGAACATGCCGTGCGCGAAATTCTGGCCGCCGTCGGCGAAGACCCTGACCGCGAAGGCCTCCGCGAAACACCAGCCCGCGTGGCCCGCATGTATGCCGAGCTGTTCAGTGGATTGCACCAAAATCCCCGCGCCCATTTACAAAAATTCTTCACGCAGGAGTATGACGAAGTGGTGCTGATTCGCGACATCGCCTTCAACAGCATTTGCGAGCACCACATGCTCCCCTTCATGGGTCAAGCGCACATCGCGTACATTCCCAATGGCCGCGTCATCGGGCTCAGCAAACTGGCCCGCGTGGTCGAAGTGGTCTCCAAACGGCCGCAAGTGCAGGAGCGCATGACCGAAGACATTGCCAATTTGCTGGTGGACGAATTGGATGCCAAAGGCGTGGCCGTGGTGATCGAAGCCACGCACACGTGCATGACCATCCGCGGCGTGCGCAAGCCAGGCAGCGTCTGCGTGACCTCGGCCATGAAGGGTGTGTTCCGCTCCAACCTGTCCAGCCGCTCGGAAGTGATGACGCTAATTTACGGCGAACGGCGGTAAATATAAGGCAGAAGGCAGAAAGCAGAAGGCAGACACAAGTTCGCTTTCTGCTTTCTGCTTTCTGCTTTCTGCTGTTATGTTTATTCTCAGCCAATTCGTCCTTCGCTTGTCGCTCGGATTGGCATTCGCCATGGCGATTACTTCGCCCAAGAAAGTCACCAGCGGATTTTTTCGTAATCATGCCTATGTTCTGCTGGGCTTAAATGTCATCGCCACACTTGCAGCAGTAAGCAGTCATGGGGAGCTTGTTTGGTGGATGCCGCTGGCCGCTGCAGTGTTCAGCTACGCCTGCGCAACTAGCTGGTTATACGAGAGGCCGAAAACAGGGCTGCGGATTCTGTGGATGATCTTTGCCCTGTCTCTGGCCAACGCAATTACCTCGCAGACGGTTCCTATGGGCACTGGCGATGCGACAGCTCTGGTCATCGATAACTCGCCTCCGTTCGGGATGTTATGTCTTTGGACCTCCAATGTATTCACAGCTGGGATCCTGTTGGGTGGGACTCTCGCGGCGATGTTTTTAGGACATTGGTATCTCAACTCGCCGACCATGGAAATTAGCCCGCTGAACAGATTACTCAAGCTGATGGCGACGGCCACCGTGGCGAGAGGTGCGGTTTGTCTGATGGCTTTTCTGTTGATGCATTTGCAAGGCGGCGAACTTTCCACCGTGCAATCGTGGCTGCTGGTGCTGCGTTGGACCGCGGGCATTTTCGGCACGGCAATGCTCACGTGGATGGCCTGGCAAACGCTCAAAATCCCAAACACGCAAAGCGCCACAGGCATTTTGTATGTCGCCGTGCTGGCCACGTTTTTGGGCGAATTAACCAGCCTGCTACTGTCCAGCAGCAGTGGTTATCCTTTATGATAGATGGATGAACGTCACCTTTCCCTGCCCTAAGTGCGAGGCGGCCAATCGCACGGAAATCGCTCCTGACAGCGGGGGCTCGTCCGCAACGGGCTCGACCCCAGCCCAAAGTTTGTCTTGCACGCAGTGCGGCCAGACCTGGCAAATTCCACCCGGCGCCATCGACCGTCACGGCGGCGTGCATCGCTGCCTGGCTTGCCCTAGCACCGATTTATTCGTCCGCAAAGATTTTCCCCAGCAGCTCGGCGTGGCCATTGTCACCGTGGGGCTGTTGGGCAGTTGTGTGGCCTGGGCATACAGCATGCTGTACCTGACTTTTACCATCTTGTTTGTGACGGCGCTGATCGACGTGGTGTTGTACGTGTTTGTGCCCAACGCTTTGATGTGTTATCGCTGTGGGGCCATGTATCGCGGAGCGACTGACGTCGATGAACACGAATCGTTCAATTTGGAAACCCACGAACGCCACCGCCAGCAGAAAATCCGCCTGGCGGAAACACGGGAAGCACCGCGCAGGGAGCAGGGCGCCAAAACATCAGCCCAAGCGCACGTTTAGTCCTGGACCCAGTCCGGGGCATAGCCCATGGATCCCGAACGCCAACGAATTCAAGACGACCTGCGCGGGCTTGTCGCCGGCGACGTGCGCTGCGACGACGTGTTCCTGCAATTGTTCGCCAGCGACGCCAGTTTGTACGAGTTGAAGCCGCTGGCCGTGGTCCGTCCGCGCAACACTGCCGACGTGTCGGCCGTGGTCAAATACGCCGCCGAAAAGAAAATTTCCATTCACGCCCGCGGGGCGGGAACCGGCCTGGCGGGAGAAGCGCTGGGCCGGGGAATCATTATCGATTTTTCGCGCTACATGCGCCGCATTGTGCGAACCGAAGCCGAAGCAGTTCATGTGCAATCCGGCGCGGTGCTGGCCCTGTTGAACCAGCATTTGCGCGGTTTCGGTCGCCTTTTCGGCCCCGATCCCGCCAACAGCAGCGTCACCACCATGGGCAGCGTCATCGCCGTCGACGCCTCGGGCAGCTACTGGCCGAAATATGGCTCGGCCAGGCAACATGTTTTCAGCCTGGAAGTGGTGTTGGCCGACGGCACGGTGATGAATTTGGGCCGAGAATCGTTGTCCTTCGAGGTCGCTCCGTCGGGCGAATCTACAGCGCGCCAAAACGGCAATGCCGGCGCGCAAACCGCCGTGGCCGAAGCGGCGCCTCCCACCGCGGCCACATCGCGCCGCCAGGAGCTCGTGCAAAAAGTCGCCGAACTTTTGGAGCGCAATTCGCAGTTAATTGCCGCGCATCAACCAAAATCGTTGGTCAACACCTGCGGTTATCAATTGACGGACGTGCTTAGCGCGACCCATCTAAATCTCGCCCGGCTAATGTGCGGTTCGGAGGGCACGTTGGCTCTGGTGACCGCAGCCACTCTGGCCACGCAGCCGTTGCCCCGTTTTCGCGGCGCGGCCATGCTGTTTTTCGATCGCCTGGAGAATGCCGCGCTGGCGATTCAGGAAATTTTGCCGTTTGCGCCGGCGGCTTGCGATTTGTTGGATCGACGTCATTTAAGCCTGGCTCGCGAAACCAGCCCGGAGTACGAAGTGCTAATCCCGCCCGCAGCGGAAGCCGTGTTGTTGGTGGAACATTCCGGCGACGATGCCACGCGAATTCGTCAACAGATTACGGCCACGGTCGACCGGGTCCGCCGCAAAACGCAACTGGCCTTCGACGCCCGGCAAGCATTCGATTCGGCCGATGTCGATTTTTATTGGCAGCTTGCCCGCCGCGTAGTTCCCACGTTGCACCGCTTGAAAGGCCCCGTGCGTCCGGTTCCCATTGTCGAAGATGTGGCGGTTCCGCCGGATCAACTTCCCGATTTCCTGGTGCGGTTGCAAAACACGCTTAAAAAGCTGCAAGTCACGGCTTCGCTATACGGCCACGCCGGTCACGGCCAGTTGCACATTCGGCCGTTTGTCGATCTCACGAACCCCGCAGACGTGCAAAAAATGGAAGCGTTGGCTGCCGAACTGTATGCCGAGGTGTTTGCCGTGGGAGGCACTGTCAGCGGCGAACATGGCGACGGCTACAGCCGCACGCCGTTCGTCCGCCAACAATATGGCGAACTGTACGACGTGTTTCGCCAATTGAAAGCCACGTTCGATCCGCTCAATATTCTTAATCCCGGGAAAATTGTGGCTGACGAACCGGCGTCCATCGTGCGCAATCTTCGCCCCGCGGGAACCACGCCCAGTGGCAACGGCGCTACGCCGCCCCTTGCGCCCCGCGAACAAACATCCCTGCTGGGCGACACCCCCGCCCAACATCCAATTCCTGTCACCGCGCCGCCGCCAGCGCCCCGCACCGTCGAATTGCATCTCAACTGGAATTTGGAACAGGTCGTGGACGAAGCGCAACGTTGCAATGGCTGCGGCGCTTGCCGGTCGCAGCTTCCCGATGTGCGAATGTGTCCCATTTTTCGGGTCCTGCCTTCCGAGGAAGCCTCGCCGCGAGCCAAAGCCAATTTGCTGCGTGCCGTGTTCGACGGCCGTTCCGATCCGCAAATTGCCCATCGCGAAGAATTCAAAGCCGTGGCTGATTTGTGCGTCAACTGTCACCAATGCCGCATCGAGTGCCCCGCCGGCATCGATATTCCCAAACTGATGATCGAAGCCAAGGCAATGTACGTCGATGCCAACGGTCTGCAGCCCAGCCAATGGCTGTTGGCGCGGTTCGACATACTCAGCCAGTTCGGATGTTCCTTGCATCCGCTGGCCAACTGGGCCATCAATAACCGAGTGGCTCGTTGGGTTCTCGAAAAAACTTTGGGCATTGCCCAGGGAAGAAAGTTGCCGCGATTTGCTCGCCGCAGTTTCACCCGCCGTGCCGCCCGCCGCCGGCTCACGCGCCCCACTCGCCGCACGGGCCGCAAAGTGCTGTACTTCGTCGATACGTATGCCAACTATCACGATCCGCAACTGGCCGACGCTCTCGTGGCAGTCATGGAACATAATGGCGTGGCCGTCTACGTGCATCCCGCTCAAAAACCCAGCGGCATGGGGTTTTTCTCACTCGGCTCGTTGGGGCCGGCCCGCCGCCTGGCCTCCCACAATTTGCATCTCTTGGCCGAGGCCGTCCGGCAAGGCTACCACATCGTGGCTACGGAACCCTCCACGGTGTTGTGCTTAACGCACGAATATCTCAATCTGATCGACGATGGCGACGCCCGGGCCGTCGCCGCCAACACCAGCGATGCCAGCGCGTATTTGTGGGCCCTGCATCAACAAGGAAAGTTGCAGCTCGATCTCAAGCCGCTGCACGCCGTCGTGGGTTATCACCAGCCGTGCCACATCCGTGCGCTGGGCATCGGCACGCCCAGCGAAAATTTGCTGCGGCTGATTCCTGGAATGAGCCTGCAATCCATCGAACGCGGCTGCTCCGGAATGGCAGGACTGTGGGGTTTGCAACGCGAAAATTACCGCACCAGCCTGCGCGCCGGTTGGGGTTTAATTTCGCGGCTGCGCGATCCGGCCCTGCAAGTCGGCGTGACCGAATGCAGTTGCTGCAAAATTCAAATGGAGCAAGGCACGCCCAAGCCCACCATTCATCCGCTGAAGCTGCTGGCTTTATCGTACGGCCTGATGCCCGAAATCGCTCAACTCCTGACGCAGCGCAGCGAGGAACTGGTCGTCACCTGATCCTCGCCGTTAAATCCAAATACTCATCGAGCATTGGCCTGACCCCATGAAAATCCGCCTTCAGCTTTTTGCCGCGGCCCGGCAATGGGCCGGCGCCGATGCCGTCGAACTCGACGTCCCCTCCGGCGCCACCGTGGCCGATGTGCGGAAAGCCCTACTGGCTCGGCTCCCCCGTCTGGCTCAATTTGGCCTGCAATTGCGTTTTGCCGTGAACGCCGACTACGCCGACGAGGCCACCACCATTCCCGCTGGCGCTAACTTAGCATGTATCCCTCCGGTCAGTGGCGGGTAGAATGTACTAGGCCGGTCGAAAAGCTGAACAGTGGGAATTCCCAAAGCCAAAAGTTGTCCAGCCGTTTTGCGCAACATTTTTTTGGGTATTCGTTTTGTCGGAGACCTTTCTTTCGACTTTTCAACTCTTCGACTCTTTGACTTTTCGACCCATTCACATTCCCCATGATCGAACTGACCCCCAACGCCATCGATACCTCCCCCCTGCTGGACCGTGTGCAGACGCCGGCAGCCGGCGCGGTAGTGTTATTTCTGGGCACGGCCCGCGAGATAACCGGCAGCCGCCGCACCGATTCGCTCGATTATGAGTGCTATCCGGAAATGGCCCAACGTAAGCTGGCCGAGTTGGAAACCGAAGCTCGCCGCCGCTGGCCGATAACCGAATGCTGCGTCGTGCACCGCCTGGGTCACTTGCGGCCGGGCGAAATCAGCGTGGCCGTGGCGGTTAGCACGCCGCACCGCAGCGATGCCTTTGCCGCCGCCCGCTGGCTGATCGACGCCATTAAAACCGAAGTGCCCATTTGGAAACGCGAAAACTGGTCCGACGGCGCTGCCGACTGGATCCATCCAACTTCGTCCGCCGACCACTGACCACCGATCACTATCCATGCTTCTTGATGCCTTCGGCCGAATTCACAACAGCTTGCGCATTAGCGTGACCGATCGCTGCAATCTGCGCTGCTTCTATTGCATGCCGATGGAAGATGTCCAATTTCTGCCGCGCTCCGAATTGCTCACGTTCGAGGAAATTACCCGTTTTGTACAGGCTATGGCGAAGTTGGGAATCGACAAGCTGCGGCTCACCGGCGGCGAACCGCTCTTGCGGCACCAGTTGCCTAAGTTGGTGAAAATGCTGTCCGCCGTGCCCGGCATCCGCGATATTGCCCTCACCTCCAATGGCCTGCTGCTGTCCGAGCAGGCCGACGCTCTACACGCCGCGGGCTTGCACCGCTTGAACGTCAGTCTCGACGCTCTCTCGGAAACTGCCTTCCAGCGCATCGCCCGGCGAAAGGGCTTGCAGCGCGTGCTGGACGGCATTTTTGCCGCACAACAGGCTGGCTTTGGCAACATCCGCCTGAATGCGGTTTCGATCCGCGGCATGACCGAGGACGAAATCGTGCCGCTGGCCCTGTTTGCCCGCCGGCACGGCCTGGAATTGCGATTCATCGAGTACATGCCGCTGGATGCGGAGCATCATTGGAACCACGATCAAATGCTCAGCGGCGACGAAGTGCGCGACATCATCGAGCGTGAAGTCGGCACGTTGGAGCCGCTCCCCGTGGCAGATCCCAGCCAGCCCGCCGCTGATTTCCGCTATCTCGACGGCGACGGCCGTGTCGGCTTCATCAATCCCGTGTCGCAGCCGTTTTGCGGTGCTTGCAACCGGCTGCGACTGACTGCCGAGGGGCAAGTTCGCAACTGTCTGTTTTCCACCGTCGAATGGGATGCCCGCGCTCTGCTGCGCTCTGGCGCCAGTGACGATGAATTGGCAATCTTGGTCGCCGCCTGCGTCCGCGCCAAAAAGGCCGGTCACGGCATCGACACCCCCGATTTTGTCCAGCCCGCCCGCGCCATGTACCAAATCGGCGGCTAAGCCCTCCGGTGAATGAGATTGGCTGAACATCGATGAGCCGCATTTATCTCGACAACGCCGCCACCAGTTGGCCTAAGCCGGAAGCGGTTTACACGGCGGTCGACTGTTATCTGCGCGAAAACGGCGCCCCGGCAGGCCGCAGCGCCTATGTTCAGGCCGACGAAGTTGACGCCATCCTCGCCGCCGCACGCGCCGCTTTGGCCCGGCTGATTGGAGCCGCCAGCGCGCGACAAATTGTCTTCACCGCCAATGGCACCGAAGGGTTAAACATTGCCATTCATGGTCTGCTTCGGCCTGGCGATCACGCCATTTGCACCGCCGCCGATCACAACTCGGTGCTCCGGCCACTGCGGCATTTGGAAGCACACGGCCAAATCACGGTCGCTTGTGTGCCTTGCAATCCTGTCGGCCTCGTCGATCCCCAGAATATCCGTCGCGCCTTACGCACCAACACGCGGCTGGTCGTTATAACGCACGCCTCCAACGTCACTGGCGTGATCCAAAACGTGGCCGAGATCGGCCGCAGCGTGCGCGAGCACGGCGCGCGGCTTCTCGTCGACGCCGCCCAAACGCTCGGGCATATTCCGCTGATGGCCGACGAGCTGAATGCAGATTTTTTGGCGGCCCCGGCGCACAAAGGATTA contains the following coding sequences:
- a CDS encoding class I adenylate-forming enzyme family protein, translated to MASTQSPVAESLRQALFANRPLMPAKDRAALVTLYARWSWNDMAQLTAGAVQELSALRGQRVAVVHRGDGPTWAALAALDELRADVFLLNPMLSRAAQRQLADEFSLAAIVSTANAVNGERQVHEIQPFENAAAGSGQSTVTILTSGTSGRPKAVRHHWGSLCRPVRLTAAQQPPVWLQTYLPNLYAGVQVSLQCLLNGGMLVCPDPAADVDQIIEMMLQERVAFASATPSYWRRLLLFGNAQKLRSVPLKQITLGGEVVDQQVLDLLKATFPQARIAHIYATSELGRCFSVTDGQAGFPARWIGSVTTDGVELKIEEDELLARSPNVMLGYDRLSVPSDINAGSAPANAWIATGDLVRRIGDRCVFVGRSSDMINVGGNKVYPQEVEPVLRAVPGVADVRVYAAQSSLVGQLVAAQVVAARAEEADAVKDRVIETAARTLAPHQRPRLIDMVARIELSDAGKMVRR
- a CDS encoding DUF309 domain-containing protein; the protein is MAEHPADDESNYHPLYLEGIEYFNQCDFFESHESWEELWTDYRGPSRKFYQGLIQAAVALFHFGNGNIRGAKKLYHSTCGYLNPYCPRHIGLDLEKFLGEFDRCFAEVALCNADEFPVIELDPELIPEIHLDPPAG
- a CDS encoding LON peptidase substrate-binding domain-containing protein, whose protein sequence is MPSDEFSFSADTFSGTARLFPLPNLVMFPHVMQPLHIFEPRYRAMLEEALAGDRLFALCLLSPGWETDYEGRPPVHPVACLCRVATHHVTEQGTYNVLVWGLRRIKIVRELPPTKLFREAEVTLLDDVYPEENASRRGALQRRLVAAFRKVLPKLPVAQSQLEPFLTDQINLGMLTDIVTYTSNLDQKIKTELLAQPLPDLRALLLLECLTGGKKGSPLCNRDFPPAFSSN
- the folE gene encoding GTP cyclohydrolase I FolE, whose translation is MSPHPIHTDIFNSTLDLEEDEAAAASLASDTVDLPRIEHAVREILAAVGEDPDREGLRETPARVARMYAELFSGLHQNPRAHLQKFFTQEYDEVVLIRDIAFNSICEHHMLPFMGQAHIAYIPNGRVIGLSKLARVVEVVSKRPQVQERMTEDIANLLVDELDAKGVAVVIEATHTCMTIRGVRKPGSVCVTSAMKGVFRSNLSSRSEVMTLIYGERR
- a CDS encoding anaerobic glycerol-3-phosphate dehydrogenase subunit C; amino-acid sequence: MDPERQRIQDDLRGLVAGDVRCDDVFLQLFASDASLYELKPLAVVRPRNTADVSAVVKYAAEKKISIHARGAGTGLAGEALGRGIIIDFSRYMRRIVRTEAEAVHVQSGAVLALLNQHLRGFGRLFGPDPANSSVTTMGSVIAVDASGSYWPKYGSARQHVFSLEVVLADGTVMNLGRESLSFEVAPSGESTARQNGNAGAQTAVAEAAPPTAATSRRQELVQKVAELLERNSQLIAAHQPKSLVNTCGYQLTDVLSATHLNLARLMCGSEGTLALVTAATLATQPLPRFRGAAMLFFDRLENAALAIQEILPFAPAACDLLDRRHLSLARETSPEYEVLIPPAAEAVLLVEHSGDDATRIRQQITATVDRVRRKTQLAFDARQAFDSADVDFYWQLARRVVPTLHRLKGPVRPVPIVEDVAVPPDQLPDFLVRLQNTLKKLQVTASLYGHAGHGQLHIRPFVDLTNPADVQKMEALAAELYAEVFAVGGTVSGEHGDGYSRTPFVRQQYGELYDVFRQLKATFDPLNILNPGKIVADEPASIVRNLRPAGTTPSGNGATPPLAPREQTSLLGDTPAQHPIPVTAPPPAPRTVELHLNWNLEQVVDEAQRCNGCGACRSQLPDVRMCPIFRVLPSEEASPRAKANLLRAVFDGRSDPQIAHREEFKAVADLCVNCHQCRIECPAGIDIPKLMIEAKAMYVDANGLQPSQWLLARFDILSQFGCSLHPLANWAINNRVARWVLEKTLGIAQGRKLPRFARRSFTRRAARRRLTRPTRRTGRKVLYFVDTYANYHDPQLADALVAVMEHNGVAVYVHPAQKPSGMGFFSLGSLGPARRLASHNLHLLAEAVRQGYHIVATEPSTVLCLTHEYLNLIDDGDARAVAANTSDASAYLWALHQQGKLQLDLKPLHAVVGYHQPCHIRALGIGTPSENLLRLIPGMSLQSIERGCSGMAGLWGLQRENYRTSLRAGWGLISRLRDPALQVGVTECSCCKIQMEQGTPKPTIHPLKLLALSYGLMPEIAQLLTQRSEELVVT
- a CDS encoding MoaD/ThiS family protein, which encodes MKIRLQLFAAARQWAGADAVELDVPSGATVADVRKALLARLPRLAQFGLQLRFAVNADYADEATTIPAGANLACIPPVSGG
- a CDS encoding molybdenum cofactor biosynthesis protein MoaE, translated to MIELTPNAIDTSPLLDRVQTPAAGAVVLFLGTAREITGSRRTDSLDYECYPEMAQRKLAELETEARRRWPITECCVVHRLGHLRPGEISVAVAVSTPHRSDAFAAARWLIDAIKTEVPIWKRENWSDGAADWIHPTSSADH
- the moaA gene encoding GTP 3',8-cyclase MoaA, with amino-acid sequence MLLDAFGRIHNSLRISVTDRCNLRCFYCMPMEDVQFLPRSELLTFEEITRFVQAMAKLGIDKLRLTGGEPLLRHQLPKLVKMLSAVPGIRDIALTSNGLLLSEQADALHAAGLHRLNVSLDALSETAFQRIARRKGLQRVLDGIFAAQQAGFGNIRLNAVSIRGMTEDEIVPLALFARRHGLELRFIEYMPLDAEHHWNHDQMLSGDEVRDIIEREVGTLEPLPVADPSQPAADFRYLDGDGRVGFINPVSQPFCGACNRLRLTAEGQVRNCLFSTVEWDARALLRSGASDDELAILVAACVRAKKAGHGIDTPDFVQPARAMYQIGG
- a CDS encoding aminotransferase class V-fold PLP-dependent enzyme, producing MSRIYLDNAATSWPKPEAVYTAVDCYLRENGAPAGRSAYVQADEVDAILAAARAALARLIGAASARQIVFTANGTEGLNIAIHGLLRPGDHAICTAADHNSVLRPLRHLEAHGQITVACVPCNPVGLVDPQNIRRALRTNTRLVVITHASNVTGVIQNVAEIGRSVREHGARLLVDAAQTLGHIPLMADELNADFLAAPAHKGLLAPLGTGLLYIRPGLESELQTSRQGGTGTRSDEDQQPDSLPDKFEAGNHNVPGLVGLAAALRWLEMRGIANIQAHEHALSAQLREGLRQLRGVMLHCDEPALASATRSNAQACRSVGVVSISLAGYDPQEAAAALDANFGVQVRAGLHCAPRMHEALGTLHRGGTVRFSVGAFNTVEQIDAAISAVAKLAAAS